The following DNA comes from Nicotiana sylvestris chromosome 10, ASM39365v2, whole genome shotgun sequence.
TCTACAAGGGAGAAGCAAAAATCCATGCGCTATCATCCTGATGAGTATGTACTTTTGAATGACATGGGAGAACCTGAGAATTATGATGAAGCAATGCAAGATACTCACAAAGATTAGTGGATCGAAGTGATGGAAGATGAGATGAAGTCACTACATGAGAATGACAcatatgagttagtgaaattACCAAAAGGTAAGAGAGCTTTATCTAACAAATGGATATTCAGAATAAAGCAAGATAATCATACCTCTGCACCTAGATACAAGGCGAGGTTAGTTgttaaaggttttggccagaagaagggagttgactttgatgaaattttctaccctgttgtgaagatgtcttctattcgtgtggttctaggcttagctgcaagtctagatttagaggttgagcagatggatgtTAAGACTGCTTTTCTTCATAGTGATTTAGATGAGGATATTTATTTGGAGCAGCCTGATGACTTTGTAGTTAAGCTTGCAGATAAACGTGtgttttgcagaaaattggcTGGCATGAAGCCTGTCAATAGTTCCTCTACTGAAGACACATTTTGGCCCTTTGGCTGGAGGGGGAGTTTGTTGGGCACATGCCCATATTGTCCAGCCAAAGTTCCAATGACCTAATcttattctcttttggtttctatTTCTATTCGAAATTGGATTCAgtgtttattcctattttgagtgggttttggctttaagagaaagcgccactcatgatctataaataggacaaccttggagaattattctatgctcattgatagaagtctttgaaagacttaagcacataagagtggtttttgagagagctttcgtcaagagagaagagagaagaaaagtatttgttttgctgcagatttttattccgaccagccaacttcaaatcacgTTTCCGATTCATTAACCGTTGGATCGGGCTGAAATTTTGACTGAATCTTCGTAAATCTTGGCCTTGGATTTGAACGGTGGAGATCAGATTTAGAGGTTCGTAGCATCTGATTTCGAGCCTCGAACAACAGCTTCAATTTTGTGGATTCTCCTCTTTCTttaattgattagttgttgctcttgttactattgttgctccgtgtttggcacttgttgtgtagccaatttggagaacttttgtaatactcttattgttatagtgaagcttttttggatctttgtgaccccgtggtttttaccttcgatttgaagggttttccacgttaaaatttgatgttctttatcttttttatttttgaatttgccTCTTTCTCGATATAACAAACCAAAGAGAAAAGAAACAACAAGTAGAGGTAAAAATCTAGGAATAAGAAAATATGAGAATAGTTCTAATACTGCTGGTATGTAATTCATTTGCATGACAAAGGAAACCCttatatttgattttcttttcagaTATACTACCAACAAAAATTTTGGAATTTATGTAAAATGTTTTATGAAAGATTAAACATAAGGTTCTGTTTCTTATGGAAAGGTGATTTATATATAGACTTTAGCGACTgtcattttcctttcattttaaATAGTACTAAGTTCAACATTGTTTCACCAGTACATATCCCTTGCTGTGGGGggaatttataattttttttcttttttgtacatTCCAATCATGTTGCAGTGGACAAGATTGAAAATCCAACCTTGGTCATGGAGAAGTTTCTTGGTTTTTCTAAAAGATGAATATCAAAAGCAATTAATGTCTTGAAATCCATATTTGAAAAGTCGTTTAAGCAGCCTAAGAAATGGTCAGGTCCATATAATATAAACCAGAAAATTATACTGTATagcgctctcaaaataatagtcgaaaaatatatattttttgcatatttttgtatacataaacattctgtatgttatatacaaaaattatacaaatttgaTACATTTTTTCAATTatcgaatataaataatttctaacACGGACTAAAAGTGaaaaaatctatatatatatacaagggaAGAGGAATCCAACCGACCATAAGTTATATATGTCATTAATAGCTTCTTTCAAGAAAGTGAGACAAATTCTAgaacaaattaattaataatgTCTTTGAAATCAAAATTTAAAAAGTGGTCAATTATGTCATTAACACTGGAAAACTAGTAGAATTTATCCCAAATTACGTTGGATAGATCCAGCTGATATGTGCAATGACATTAATAACATCTTTGAAGAAGGGAGAAAACTACCTATATTTGTCCAAATTTTCGTTTAAACTGACATCGGTCGTTTTTTTTTCTACCAACCAGTATTTTTCGACCCACCTAATTCGATCAGTTTTTAATTGGTAATTGTTCAAAATCGATTGCCTTCGGGCGATTTTGGtaagaaaaataatattttattttgtagtagagacttatttgatttttttttgttgacAAGTTTAGGTTATATATAGTCCTAGTTGCTTGTAATCATTTGCACCAATATGGTTGTACCATCATATTTTTTTGTGCTTATCGAAATTAACTTGATCAAATTTTGGAACTAAAAGATAATTTTTTTGTTAGCTTATCAAGGAAATGACTTTTTTCTAGAAtaaattgttttctttttctacttAAGGCATCCAGTATCCGAAACTCAATGGtcggattaattaataaattggGTAAAGTATACTATATAAAAAAATTCTTCATTCTCAAAATTCGAGCGCAAGATTtctaattaataattaataaattggtTTTATGACCATTACAAATTTTCTCTAAGTTATCACCCTTTAATTTCTATAGGAGATTGATAAAATATATACATGATGTTTTTGTCAAATCATTTTTGTTTGAATATAAGCCTATCAAACTGTCTCCATTTTCGGATTATAATAATTTGATAATAATTAATTAGGTATAGAGTAGTGGTTTTTGTTCGTGAGATGACGATGGActcactacaaaaaaaaaaaaaaaaaaaaaagcctgaAATTAGGCACGAACTTTGTCGCTAATCTATTGCTAAATAGTTTGTAGCCAATATAATTTCTCGATAATCTTTCACTAAATTGGATTAGTGACGAATTTTTTTGTTTAACTACAAAATTTATTCGTCGCTAATTTCCGAATACAGTAGAACCTCTCTAAATTAATACTCGGTAAATTGATAAGCTCTTTAAGATAATTATATACGGTCGGAACCGGGTCCGTCTATTGTATGACCAGTCGAACTGAAACGTGACAGATCCAAGCTCAACCCCGGGTTATATCGAACCAAGGTACGAAGTTAAATCGTTGAGCTTGTGACTCCGGGACCGAACAAGATTGAGGGaactttgttgagccagatatccTCGATCGGTTAGAGATCACGACGGAAATCTCAACAAATATCAAGgagaggccgattaattagcaaatcatgagatttttacattttatagaattgtatcaagagaaggactcccctactatataaatggAGGTTTGATCATTTGTGAAGGGCATTGTAATACGCACCAAAAAGCAATGCACTATTATTTCTAGTTCTAATCATCTTGTTATTCTATTCTAACACATTTGACGCATTTTTTGGCTCGAGGGTGATCAAACTCAAAGGCTaaggttgttcaatttgtgtggtttgcatttattttgttatcattaatttcaatagtAATCTATTTTCTCAATTTGTATCAAGTTATAACACGTACTTttaaaaccgcgtataaattcaattgttatccgattttgaagGTAAACAATAATATTTTTCTCCGGTCTCGACTTGGGCCAGTGGAAATAATCACCGATTTCAAAAAGATAATATATTTTCGGAAGACCCCTATATAAATGTATGGTCCCATTAATATTATAAATTAATAAttctttaaaattacaaaaatatctaAGACAATTTAGTGAAATATGATTctagtatttttttattttttcgtaAAATTTAAATCTAGTTGAAGCTCATCTCTAACTTTTCTTATTGCATCCAAAAGTTCCGATGTTGTCTTCTCGAACTGCACCAAAAAATTGTAAAGAGTTCTAGACGCGATAAGTGCTTCCTTATGTGTAACTGGTTCCAAAGATATTGTATCGTTTTCAACTTCATCATCAACATTGTTTTCTCTAATGGTATCTACAAGTTCTTCTAAGCTCAGGACCTCTGAACGTGTATCATTTTCACCCGGGTAATCCAACATGTATCATAAACAATGAACATTACAATGAatcatttaataaaaaaaaatattgcaatGAATCATACATCATATATTGTACGTTATGTGtaataaatttattttttatattaattcAGTAAATACAATACATAAATTAGTAAAATACAATGATTTTGATGTAATCAAAAGTAACCTTCATTGAATTTCGAAAACATTCTTTACCTTAATAAATATTCCCTCCGTTCAATTTGtgtgaacttatttcctttttaacccgtgccaaaaagaatgaccactttccttatttggaaataatttacctttacacaatgatttatagccacacaaaatatatgtgcctcattttacaccacaaaatcaaaagttttctcttttttcttaaactccgtgctcaGTCAAATgaattcacataaattgaaacggagggagtatttttTTATCGATTAAATAATAcctctacaaaataaaaaataataataaaaaataataataataataataataataataataatatttcatgGCCCCGACAATATTAATTTAGAGAGGTTCTACTATAATTTAGTTTCGTTCTATTTATTTCCTTTGCCGTCCACATTAACACTAAAGAATTTTGTATTGAAAAGGATTAGTACTTTTGATATTGGAGGGAATTTGGTATCGCAATTATTAACTACGAGAAGAGTGGAAAATGTAgtgttatttaatattttatttctaTTATCTTTTTTACGGTATGACATTTtatacaaaatgaagaaaaccaCCACCTTTGTCTTGTACGTAATCAAAATCAGTCGAACTACGCAATGATGTTTCGGTTtttcaaaagaattttttttcttttatttacatccTAAAACACAAGATAAAGATGCATTTGACTGCGGAACGGCTAATTAAGAAGCCCAAATATGGGTTTGGTTGAACCCAaattaagaaatttattaaatatatataaatattgaatTTAGAATTTAGTCTGACAGACTTGTAATATTCATTTGGGGTTTTCCTCGAGAAAACTCTCGTTGGACTATGACTCAACAATCATTTTGGACAAAGCTTCCTTAATTTGGAGGGAGCTAGAAATCAGAAGAGTtaaaagtgaaataaattaatCACACTGAATTCAAACATAGGTTCTTTaagtttttgaaataaaatttatatatttgatAAAAACTACTATAAGTCACAATAGTtaacaattcaaaatatttaaaatctTGCAAAAAATATGGTCAAACAAAACATTGTTTGATTTCCCAAATACTAGTAAAAGATTCATTCTTTTTTTGAGACGAGAGGGAGTAGTTATTATGAACATGGCCAAATGCAATGATACTTACTATGGTTTAACATATGGCCTTAATGTGATTTTGCACTTCATGTCCAAATGCCAAATGCAATGATAACATTGAGTTTGAAAGTTCAGGTGCAAAAACTTAAACAAATAAGCCAAACTCAGCTGTATTTGTTGCATTTTGCAACCCTATGTGTTTAAACAAATTCAACTGCtatacaacaataacaaactcagtgtaatcccacaagtacggtctggggagggtagtgcgtacgcagatcttacccttaCCTTACCTTCAAGAAGGTAGAGAAACTTTGTGGTAGACCCTCGACttaggaaagataaaaggaaggaCAATAACAAGCACACCAATcagaaaaccaaaccaaattcaACTGCTATAATACCAAAATAAATCTAATTGGCCATTACTTTGGCCAGAAAGTTAGCTCCATCATAGTATTTTCTCCAAGAGAATTGGATTTCGTGTGGACTTCAAGAGAAAGACTCGGGGCTATTTTATAGATGTTGAGGTTTGAGCAAGCAGGACGGAGCTTAAAGAGCAAAGCGAGTCACGCTAGCCTAGCAACGTCTTTCAGCAGCAAGCTACGGTATAACGAGATACAAAATGAATGTTAAGAACAATTTCTGTAATAACTTCATGCCTATTTTAAGTTATTAATTCCAGTCACACCAGTATCCAAAGTTCACACCAGTCACTTTTGGTTCTTCCCTAGGTTTGGATTTTCAAAACAATAAGGTGACTATAAAAATTTATTCTACACCTATTCAAGCATAACAAGACATGAAAAAAGTGTATTTCACAAACAGAAAGTGTTCCATAAGCATATTATAGTAACCCAAAGTTCCATAAACATAATAGATACTAGTtaggaaacaagaaagaaaaggttCCATACAATCAACATCTAAAGTATATATTAGCTAATTAGCAAAATCAAAGAATTCCTATCCTTTTCCCCATGACTTTGATCCAACTCTCTAATTTGTCGACCTCTATCATTTTCATCCATACTTTTCTGTGACTATCACCTTCACAAAGTATACTAACAGCTGCGCTGTATAACGGTTCTTCCCATCCAAGTCCCTCTAATTTGTCCATACATTCCTCAATGTCAGGCCCACTATTTTTTTTAATCAATATCTCCAATGCAATGCTCATCTTCTCATCAACTTCCAATTGAGACAATGAGAATTTTCTCTTAATtcctaaacttttcctttcaactGGAACTGAAGATTGAGACGTAGAATTATTAGAAGCTCCATCATTTTTGTCACCAAGTAGATCTTCGGCAACATCAGGTGTATCTATATCTTTATCAGTAGATACATAAGACATATTAGGCCCGGGAATTGTACCGCTTGGACTCTGACCATGAACTTCTGTTCCACTAGAATCCTCAAAAAGTCTTGTACAAAGATCCGGAAAAGGTAGAGGCGAGCTCTTCAATGTCTTTGCTTTTGGATGAGCCTATATTTAAATATAGAAGATCATATTTTCAATCTATATTTGCCTGGACTCTTCAAAAAATACTGGCGGGTGTGTATCGGATCCTCCAAAAGCTATGCGTTTTTGGAGGATACGACACGGGTGCGACAACATTTTTGGAGGGTCACAACAACATAGCTTTCAATATACACGTCAAACCGACTTTTTaccataaaaagaagaaaaatatactAGACAATGAACTCACCTTTATGTACTCATCCCACTCAACATTAGACATTAGAATGGAATTGGTTGCTGGATCATAAAAATTGCCAGTCTTTTTAGTTATCGGCAGCCAAGCTtgatatttttcttttaaataatcATAATGATTCTTCATCTGCTTCTGAGTGACTCGTAAACCATGAGAAGTCTCCAGAGCTAGCTTAACCTTGTTCCATGAATCCGGCTTCAAACTGTTTCTAAGTCTCCCGTTTAAGGATACTTCTTCAATACAAGTCTCTAAAAAGGTTTTCACTACATTGACATTTCTCCAACTCACTCTTTGATTTTCATCAGATTGTTCCATATCTGAAATacaaaattataacaattatAGCATATCGACTAATGTAAATTAAAGTAAGAAACAGAGACAatcaagaaggaaaaaaaattaaaacatacAAAAAGACCTGCAATCCTTATGAAGAATacaaaagagggggggggggcggagATGGTATGGTTTATAACACAAACAGGGGAACAAATGAAACACTAAAGAAATGCTAAGACACCATGGTTCAATTATAGAACATgtacataaaataaataattcaaGAGAAATGACACGCGAATGTACAAATAGAACTACTGACCATCACAAGCAGCTTTATATACAGAAAGTAGTGAGATATACATATAAATAAGAAAGATATGAACATTTCCTTTCAAAAAATTTGCTCTAATGACAAGAATTCAAGCCTATACATTCAGTGTTGGTTCAGGGACGGAGTTATGTAAAGTCGAcggggttcagttgaacccactTCAGCAAAAAGTATACAGCACAAAGAGGACAAAAAGGACATATTGATTATATATTAACTGTTGAATCCTTTGGACAAAATTGAAGATTCTTGGTGGCAAAGGGGGTTAAAAAATTAGCTTAGATCACACCTAAAAAACACAAGCTTACAGTCTACCATTTGATTTGAATACCTCTAGCATACATTCTTGATTTCACCACTGGCTATTGAATTTGCCAGCTACTACAATTTTTAGAAACCATACTGAAGAATATTTTGTTTTAGAAGGTAAAAGTACAAAATATTTTATTTGCATAACATTGACGTGTAAAGATTCGACCACTTTTCATCAGATAACATTTGAACAAACTTAATGATAAAAAATCATATATACAAAAAGGTGACATTTTGGGTACTCAAGGGTAGGACCTAGTGGTCGATGAGATGGGTTGAGAACATGAGGTCTCCGGTTCAAATCGGAAGCAAAAACACTAGATAATTTCATGATTTCTTCTCATCTGAATTACCAAATACCTATGCTGGTGGAAGTTAACAGATATCCCGTAAGATTAGTTTAGTGCGGTGCACACCAGCTTATACAAAAAAGGTGACATTTTGGTCATCTTTTTTTTGTCTTCTAGAAAATGCCTTTATCCCATCCAATACAACAACACCAGAGAAATAGAGAAAGGTAAAACGAGCAAAAGGAAATGAAGCCAAGGTTAATATTTCTAGTTATTTTAAGTGATTTTGCCAAAATTGAATTAGCCGCACCAGCAAATAACCATACATTAATACATTCAACTCTTTCATTACAGTTTCTTACTGTAATTTTTCACTGTTATCGTGTTTCAAATAATGGCATAAGACCCCGTAAATCTGATTTTACTCAGTGCATCTGTTATCAAATCATATTTCAAAAGGGGTCTTCTTAAACCCTAATCTCAAAActgaaaattaaatcaaaatGCAGAATCCGAATTCCAAATTACGCAGTAAATATTCTGAAATCTTACCGGTTCAAGAGGGAAAACTTTggcttgagagagatgagtacAGCCTGCAGTTGTTTCGCCGAAAGAAGTGATTTACAGAGAGGAAAAAAGCAGTTATCTTAGGTTTTCTGGCCGGTTAAACCTGAAAGCCTTTTGAACTTTGAATTTTTTCGCATGAACACTCCAATTCGACAAAATGGCTACTAATAAATATTTTTGATCGTGCTGACATGCTAAATTGTGTGCAAATAACGCTGATAACGCGCGTGAATAATATTATTTTTACTTAAAAAATTAGAAtaagaataaaatataaataaaaaagaaaaagaaaaaagaaaaaaaagacttttccaattttttcatATTCCCAGGTGTCCACCATGAATTAAGTGATGCTATCAGATGAGTAAGTGATGCTACTAACTTTACCAGACCATGTCGGAGCATGTAAGTTCAAAATTCTATTCACAATATGCCAAAGGATATATTTGACGGAGAAGCCATTAGGTTCGTGGCGAAACTTGATGAGGGAATTAGGGACCTTCTTGTTCACCTCTTTGAGTATCTCAGAAAGTGGTCGGCTGATTCTTGAAATTGAGACATCGTAGGCGTTTCCCTGTTGGAATCAGACATCATTTTCTCTCTGTCTTTGTCTTTGACTGCCCGGTGGGAAGAAGAAGACGAGGGCTTGGCAGAGAAAGAGCGCTGGCAAAATCGGACTCTGTTCAACACAGAAGAAGAGGTTGATTGCAATGAAGAAAAGGCTATGGCTTTCCCGCTTCCGTAGTTCGCTCTGCTGTGTGCCACAGTACTCCCACAATGAAGGGGGCGGTTGGGTAGTATGTTTCAGGcgttttttctttttgtatttgtaatttttttaccTGATTTTGTATTTAAAAACGGGACCCACAAATAACACATGACAAGTAATAAATAGCTTAGCATGATGTGTTGTACATGCCAACACAATTGATATACACGCTCTAGTGGATGTGTTTATTAGTACCCATTTTGTCAAGttggagtgttcaaatgggaaaatcCAAAGTTCGTGTATCGGTTTTCAAAAGtcctacaagtttaagtggtcagGAAGCCATTACGCCTTATTTTTATATTTGAATGGTCTTAAGACTTTGCTACAGAATATCCATACAGATCTATTAAGAGTTTTAAATAAAACTAGTTTTAGGTACGCACTTTGCGCATGAATTCATATCGACAagtaaattattttaaataatagtataaatattaatattaagtaatgtgtttgagttataaaataaaaattattagaAAAAGTAAGTTATAAGAACTTCTTGCAAGAATATTGTACAAAAAATTATTGTTATTTCTAATAACTTAATATTGAACGCAAACAAATAATACGAAAATACTTTTATCGTGATTCTTTAAAGATTTGtcaaataaaacaaattaatttttttgtGATCTTTTAGAGATTTGAAAATGAAGTGTTTGATCCTATATAGCTCCTAGAAAAAAATTGATTAGTATGTCGTAAACTCTAAAAATGATTAATGTTGAGTTAATATTTTATAGTAGTAAAATATAGGAAGATGTAATTTGTTGGAAAAAAAGTTCAATTAATGACAACTCATTTAATTtagaatatattttatttttttactatttCATCCTTATTTCTTCAAGTTTTATTTTTAGTAACTTGACTCTTAACACTATACTATAGTCAATTTCTTTCCCTGTTAGTGGTAttcttatgaaattaatttaaataattaattgTTAACTTGGTAAAGGTAAAGTCTGCACATACTATCCTCTCCAGACTCTATTTGTGAAATTACACTGGGtctattgttattgttgttataatTGTCAACTTGAAAAATAACTTTACATGTATgataaattttataaataaataatttttttactaattagttaattcaaagagttatatttgctctcaactttcataaaaatagctaataattcTTTTATGCAATTTTTAATATTAGCTCATTCTTAGTTTTAAATATTTAACCGCtattataattttattaaataagAATTTTactttcaaaaggtaaaaaagttAGTCTTATATTTCATttttgttatgaaacaataaaagtagaagaacaatattgtagagaaagagagagaggaaattcttattgaattttgggatgaattacaatggaat
Coding sequences within:
- the LOC104211135 gene encoding uncharacterized protein translates to MEQSDENQRVSWRNVNVVKTFLETCIEEVSLNGRLRNSLKPDSWNKVKLALETSHGLRVTQKQMKNHYDYLKEKYQAWLPITKKTGNFYDPATNSILMSNVEWDEYIKAHPKAKTLKSSPLPFPDLCTRLFEDSSGTEVHGQSPSGTIPGPNMSYVSTDKDIDTPDVAEDLLGDKNDGASNNSTSQSSVPVERKSLGIKRKFSLSQLEVDEKMSIALEILIKKNSGPDIEECMDKLEGLGWEEPLYSAAVSILCEGDSHRKVWMKMIEVDKLESWIKVMGKRIGIL